Proteins from a genomic interval of Bombyx mori chromosome 8, ASM3026992v2:
- the Dnmt1 gene encoding DNA cytosine-5 methyltransferase encodes MPTSTITCNSITQVCMDKILDGDEIIKENSKRKRSCEEIVSANNKRSKTEDNDGHQISQDSTSNDSIENLNIPAKNTSLIVSENINNVYKNYDEVENKPVYKNGDPIVVEIDNKDKPGSVNNNHDMIDDSETISNIKNSNNIIPDTEKCNICGQFLNNSDLIYYQGHPQDAVEEYIALTNDKLVLSSGEDGDIMERPQTNITGFTIFDEQGHLCPIDGGLVENDVRIYMSGYLKSICSDSSEIDEESIPVKDVGPIIEWFIHGFDGGDRNCITLSTEFGEYNLLKPSEAYTPLMNNLYEKIWLSKVVVEFLEEYHYLQPSYEDLLEVVRDFSIPELNNKKMTEEMLHKHAQFVCDQVVSLEIEEDDEPLITLPCMRELIKLMGIKFGKRKIRTQIQYKKTDKKAWTKATTTPLVRKTFESFFSNQLDKTNHELVLRRKRCGVCEACQLPDCGECNACRAMAKFGGHGRTKKACVRRLCPNMAVEQAEDSDPDDEDEYQQISEKKQDKIDDAVPVKLTGSNSKNLKWIGEPVKADATKIYYEKVEIDGAELCNGDFVMIETSQTNIPTLVAKVVYMWKEIHNPKSGYFHGEVFIRASDTVLGEVSDPREVFLGDRCCHGAPLSSILRKANIERKETSADWFKLGGKEVDDEHFEDDGRTYFYSKYYDRFTSRFEDLPPDPACPNALRKHRFCPSCERKTKRDARNIPKVFEKLIVKSEIVSEQNRSEWSYVKWQDFDYKKGCGVFLKPGTFKLKNSMTKANTVAKPRFEKVDETIYPEYYRKNDSNTRGSNIDTGEPFCVGYIAAVTAASEGPLVVPQDIYLKVNVLLRPENTSSKFPQHEDTNVLYWTTEIREIPFSTVVGHCHLIYEQNVPQNISLQEWLGNDPCRFYFRMAYCKSTGEFTDLPQNAISVGRTDRTKDKGKGKGKSTKTIETVPAKVVEEKIRPLRTLDVFAGCGGLSEGLHQAGVAECKWAIENVEAASHAYSLNNKSCIVFNEDCNALLKTVMSGAKHSANGLRLPMQGEVELLCGGPPCQGFSGMNRFNSREYSNFKNSLVASYLSFCDYYRPKYFILENVRNFVAFKKGMVLKLTLRALLDMGYQCTFGILQAGNYGVPQTRRRLIILAAAPGYNLPFYPEPTHVFSRRACTLTTTIDGKRFSTNIHWDESAPKRTCTIQDAMSDLPQICNGANKIEIEYGSMPESHFQRLVRSNDENSKLRDHICKNMAPLIQARISRIPTTPGSDWRDLPNISVTLSDGTKCKVLQYRYDDKRNGRSSSGAVRGVCACASGRACSPLDKQENTLIPWCLPHTGNRHNHWAGLYGRLSWGGYFSTTVTDPEPMGKQGRVLHPDQHRVVSVRECARSQGFPDTYLFAGSVQDKHRQIGNAVPPPLGAALGREIKKALTLSLTTS; translated from the exons ATGCCCACTTCAACTATTACTTGCAACAGTATAACACaagt GTGCATGGATAAGATACTTGATGGGGATGAAATAATCAAAGAAAACTCTAAGAGAAAAAGGAGCTGTGAAGAAATTGTTTCTGCCAATAAT AAACGATCAAAAACAGAAGACAATGATGGACATCAAATTTCACAAGATTCTACAAGCAATGACTCTATTGAAAATCTTAACATTCCAGCAAAAAATACTAGTCTTATTGTTTCTGAAAACATCaataatgtatataaaaattatgacgAGGTTGAAAATAAACCAGTATATAAAAATGGTGACCCTATCGTTGTTGAAATAGATAACAAGGATAAGCCTGGATCAGTTAACAACAATCATGACATGATTGATGATTCAGAGACCATATCTAATATTAAGAATAGCAATAATATTATCCCTGATACAGAGAAATGTAACATATGTGgccaatttttaaataattctgacTTAATTTATTACCAAGGTCACCCACAAGATGCTGTTGAAGAATATATTGCATTGACTAATGACAAACTTGTTTTGAGCTCTG GGGAAGATGGAGACATAATGGAACGACCCCAAACAAATATAACTGGCTTTACAATATTTGATGAGCAAGGACATTTGTGTCCAATTGATGGTGGTTTGGTAGAAAACGATGTTCGAATTTATATGTCTGGATATTTAAAGTCAATTTGCTCTGATTCATCAGAGATTGACGAAGAATCCATTCCAGTTAAAGATGTAGGTCCTATAATAGAATG GTTCATACATGGTTTCGATGGTGGAGATAGGAACTGTATAACTTTATCAACGGAATTTGGGGAATATAACTTGCTCAAACCTAGTGAAGCTTATACGCCcctaatgaataatttatatgaaaaaatatgGCTTAGCAAAGTAGTCGTCGAATTCTTAGAAGAATATCACTACTTGCAACCGAGCTATGAAGATTTACTTGAAGTTGTAAGAGATTTTTCCATTCctgaactaaataataaaaagatgaCAGAAGAAATGCTACATAAACATGCCCAGTTTGTTTGTGATCAAGTAGTTAGCTTAGAAATAGAGGAAGATGATGAACCATTAATAACATTACCTTGTATGAGAGAACTTATCAAATTAATGGGCATAAAATTCGGTAAACGAAAAATACGTACCCagatacaatacaaaaaaacagaTAAGAAAGCATGGACAAAAGCTACAACAACTCCACTTGTAAGAAAAACATTTGAAAGTTTTTTCTCAAATCAGTTAGACAAAACCAATCACGAACTGGTCTTACGAAGAAAACGATGCGGGGTTTGTGAAGCCTGTCAATTGCCTGATTGCGGCGAATGTAATGCATGTCGTGCCATGGCTAAATTCGGTGGTCATGGAAGAACTAAGAAAGCATGCGTCCGTAGATTATGTCCTAATATGGCAGTAGAACAGGCAGAAGATTCTGATCCCGATGATGAAGATGAGTATCAGCAAATATCTGAGAAAAAACAAGACAAAATAGATGATGCAGTACCAGTCAAGCTCACTGGGTCAaatagtaaaaatttaaaatggatTGGTGAGCCTGTTAAAGCTGATGccacaaaaatatattacgaAAAAGTTGAAATTGATGGTGCTGAGCTGTGTAATGGTGACTTTGTCATGATTGAAACTTCCCAAACAAACATTCCTACACTGGTCGCTAAAGTTGTATACATGTGGAAAGAAATCCATAACCCGAAATCAGGCTATTTTCACGGAGAAGTCTTCATACGAGCCTCGGACACAGTTTTAGGAGAAGTGAGTGACCCAAGAGAAGTATTTTTGGGCGACAGATGTTGCCATGGTGCTCCGCTTTCTTCCATATTAAGAAAAGCGAATATAGAAAGGAAAGAGACGTCAGCAGATTGGTTTAAACTTGGCGGGAAAGAAGTAGACGACGAACATTTCGAGGATGATGGAAGAACTTATTTTTATAGCAAGTATTACGACAGGTTCACGTCGCGTTTTGAAGATTTACCTCCAGATCCAGCGTGTCCAAATGCTTTAAGAAAGCACAGATTCTGCCCATCTTGTGAACGTAAAACAAAACGAGATGCAAGAAACATTCCTAAAGTTTTTGAAAAATTGATTGTGAAATCCGAAATTGTTTCAGAACAAAACAGGTCGGAATGGTCATATGTAAAATGGCAAGACTTTGACTATAAGAAGGGTTGTGGTGTTTTCCTAAAACCGGGAAcctttaaactaaaaaatagtaTGACAAAAGCGAACACTGTTGCCAAACCGCGGTTTGAAAAAGTCGATGAAACTATTTATCCTGAATATTATAGGAAGAACGATTCTAATACGCGTGGGTCTAATATTGATACCGGGGAACCTTTTTGTGTGGGTTACATAGCTGCCGTCACTGCCGCGAGTGAGGGACCTCTAGTTGTACCGCAAGATATTTACCTGAAAGTGAATGTGCTGCTTAGACCTGAAAACACGAGCAGTAAATTTCCGCAGCACGAGGACACTAATGTTTTATATTGGACAACTGAAATAAGGGAGATTCCATTTTCGACCGTCGTTGGGCATTGTCATTTAATTTATGAACAAAATGTTCCCCAAAATATTTCACTTCAAGAATGGTTAGGAAATGATCCGTGCAGATTCTACTTCAGAATGGCGTATTGTAAGTCCACGGGAGAGTTCACGGATCTCCCGCAGAATGCCATCAGTGTTGGAAGAACAGATCGTACTAAAGATAAAGGGAAGGGGAAGGGAAAATCTACAAAAACTATTGAAACGGTTCCCGCTAAAGTTGTAGAGGAGAAAATTAGACCGTTGCGAACTTTAGACGTGTTTGCCGGTTGTGGGGGCCTATCAGAAGGCTTGCATCAAGCTGGAGTTGCAGAATGCAAGTGGGCTATTGAAAACGTGGAAGCTGCTTCTCATGcttattcattaaataataaaagttgtaTTGTATTTAATGAAGACTGTAATGCACTTTTGAAAACTGTAATGTCTGGTGCTAAGCACAGCGCGAATGGACTGCGGCTCCCCATGCAAGGAGAAGTGGAGCTTTTATGTGGCGGGCCACCATGTCAAGGCTTCTCCGGAATGAATCGTTTTAATTCAAGAGAGTATTCAAACTTCAAAAACTCATTAGTTGCATCGTATTTATCGTTTTGTGATTATTACAGacctaaatattttatactGGAAAACGTTCGTAACTTTGTGGCCTTTAAAAAAGGTATGGTTTTGAAACTCACTCTGCGAGCTTTGTTGGACATGGGATACCAGTGTACCTTTGGTATCTTACAAGCGGGTAACTACGGAGTTCCCCAAACTAGACGAAGGTTGATCATATTGGCGGCAGCGCCGGGTTACAATCTTCCGTTCTACCCAGAACCCACGCACGTCTTCAGTAGACGTGCTTGTACATTAACAACGACGATTGACGGCAAAAGGTTCTCGACTAATATTCACTGGGACGAGTCGGCTCCAAAAAGAACGTGCACCATTCAAGACGCCATGAGTGATTTGCCTCAAATATGTAATGGTGCTAATAAAATAGAAATCGAATATGGCTCCATGCCAGAAAGTCATTTCCAGAGATTAGTGCGAAGCAACGATGAGAATTCTAAACTACGAGATCACATCTGTAAAAACATGGCGCCATTGATTCAAGCTAGGATCAGCAGGATACCTACAACACCGGGCTCCGACTGGAGAGATCTACCCAACATATCGGTTACTCTCTCCGATGGCACTAAGtgcaag GTTCTACAGTATCGCTACGACGACAAGCGCAATGGGCGGTCGAGCAGCGGCGCAGTGCGCGGCGTGTGCGCGTGCGCGAGCGGCCGCGCCTGCTCGCCGCTGGACAAGCAGGAGAACACGCTCATCCCGTGGTGTCTGCCGCACACCGGCAACAGGCACAACCACTGGGCCGGGCTCTACG GTCGGCTATCGTGGGGCGGGTACTTCAGCACGACAGTGACGGATCCCGAACCGATGGGCAAGCAAGGCCGGGTGCTCCACCCCGACCAGCACCGAGTCGTCTCCGTGCGAGAGTGCGCGCGCTCGCAGGGCTTCCCTGATACGTATCTCTTCGCAGGCTCCGTACAGGACAAACATCGACAG